A region of Moorena producens PAL-8-15-08-1 DNA encodes the following proteins:
- a CDS encoding DUF4157 domain-containing protein, whose protein sequence is MIQIPVSNHTAMPVQAKLEIRPAGDKYELEADRVAKQVVQQLHGSQSAQLQQQSTLIRQKNREVEEELQRKPRLQLKGDREGMTTTPELESSITRSRGSGQPLSQGIREPMEKAFGGVDFSGVKVHTDGQSDQLNQSMQAKAFTTGQDVFFRQGAYDPGSQGGQELLAHELTHVVQQNAGTVQRQIVQCNGDDDRKKKKDRLDPSKFRSQYTRDAISDRVEAREQGITVDELRAQKEELRTQEQEERLSGFRASLTGLYPEEFDQLREQLNTVGAGLKQDCDKMLEILEEEKKLHEIITQIATIDVETSDQSPEGIAGKQLGEHIRELNRNASFYREQEHKSNKKKGFKKLYESGESKTKRKTEKASNAQKAEEYEKQRQFIVDNKIRLGVIIPLKNVRTNQDVANIRPETITKMTEYVNEQIKTAGSEFDVSHLQELAGYLEQEPKMRILLARIFKEGVQSLYTNRQKIEKTIEKLEKGIKELKPGKFESFLDTIGVSETTEKELVIAQGQQELTKAVEELEYLNSLIELVEAPRNKERVERNERMYQGWLRRQ, encoded by the coding sequence TTGATCCAAATACCCGTCAGCAATCACACTGCCATGCCAGTGCAAGCTAAGCTAGAAATTAGACCTGCTGGTGATAAGTACGAACTCGAAGCCGATCGGGTAGCAAAGCAGGTGGTGCAACAGCTTCATGGGTCACAGTCAGCTCAACTCCAACAGCAGTCAACCCTGATTCGACAGAAAAACCGAGAAGTAGAAGAGGAACTGCAAAGGAAACCAAGGCTTCAGCTTAAGGGTGATCGGGAAGGGATGACCACAACCCCAGAACTGGAATCTTCGATCACGCGATCGCGAGGTAGTGGACAACCACTTTCCCAGGGGATTAGAGAACCAATGGAGAAAGCATTTGGTGGTGTAGATTTTAGTGGAGTGAAAGTTCACACTGATGGGCAATCGGATCAGTTAAATCAATCGATGCAGGCAAAGGCTTTCACAACGGGGCAGGATGTTTTCTTTCGGCAGGGAGCCTACGATCCGGGGAGTCAGGGAGGACAAGAGTTGTTGGCCCATGAATTGACCCATGTGGTGCAGCAGAATGCTGGGACAGTGCAGCGACAAATAGTACAGTGCAATGGGGATGACGATCGCAAAAAGAAAAAAGATCGACTTGACCCCTCAAAGTTTCGCAGTCAGTACACTCGTGACGCCATTAGCGATAGAGTCGAAGCCCGAGAGCAGGGTATTACTGTAGATGAACTTCGTGCCCAAAAGGAAGAGCTTCGCACTCAAGAGCAAGAAGAGCGTCTGAGTGGATTTCGGGCATCCCTTACTGGGCTCTATCCAGAGGAATTCGATCAGCTGCGAGAACAGTTAAATACTGTGGGAGCAGGTTTAAAACAAGACTGCGATAAAATGCTCGAAATTCTTGAGGAAGAGAAAAAGCTTCATGAGATTATAACTCAAATTGCCACCATAGACGTTGAAACTAGTGATCAAAGTCCTGAGGGAATAGCAGGAAAACAGCTAGGGGAACATATTAGAGAACTTAATCGAAATGCATCTTTCTACCGAGAGCAAGAGCATAAGTCCAACAAAAAGAAGGGGTTCAAGAAACTATACGAATCAGGGGAAAGTAAGACTAAACGCAAAACAGAAAAAGCCAGTAACGCTCAAAAGGCTGAAGAGTATGAGAAACAACGTCAGTTTATAGTAGACAACAAAATCCGCTTAGGAGTAATCATCCCCCTCAAAAACGTTAGAACGAATCAAGATGTAGCAAATATCAGACCAGAGACAATTACCAAGATGACAGAATATGTTAATGAACAAATCAAGACAGCGGGTTCGGAGTTTGATGTAAGCCACCTACAGGAACTTGCAGGTTATCTAGAGCAAGAACCGAAAATGCGCATTTTATTGGCACGTATATTCAAAGAGGGTGTCCAATCATTGTATACTAATCGTCAAAAAATTGAAAAGACAATAGAAAAGCTCGAAAAAGGAATAAAAGAGTTAAAACCAGGAAAATTTGAAAGCTTTCTAGATACAATAGGTGTAAGTGAGACAACGGAAAAGGAACTGGTTATTGCTCAGGGGCAACAGGAGCTGACAAAGGCCGTCGAAGAACTTGAATATCTAAACAGTTTGATAGAGTTGGTCGAAGCACCTCGCAATAAAGAGCGTGTAGAACGAAACGAACGTATGTATCAAGGGTGGTTGAGGAGGCAATAG